From a single Brassica oleracea var. oleracea cultivar TO1000 chromosome C5, BOL, whole genome shotgun sequence genomic region:
- the LOC106344170 gene encoding phosphoglycerate mutase-like protein 1 isoform X2, with translation MELCGVQTLRFSSPNFKTLRLVRHAQGIHNVAIEKGELTALSGKLFDARLSQTGIQQVSNMRKEISKSGLLNTVQLVITSPLRRAMQTSVGIFRGQEDTNQSDIFPKVNHSPPIVALEICRERMGLYPCDKRESIGTYRTCFSEVDFTMIESDEDTLWQAEEREDMEDVSARGLHFLKWLWERPEKDIAVVSHGIFLQQTLRALHEKVGTPVEDNHLKRFANCELRSIRLEKSAVTWKHIH, from the exons ATGGAATTGTGTGGAGTTCAGACGCTGCGCTTCTCATCGCCTAACTTCAAAACCCTTCGTTTG GTGAGACATGCACAAGGAATCCACAATGTAGCAATAGAGAAAGGAGAATTGACTGCTTTATCTGGCAAGCTGTTCGATGCCCGTCTCTCTCAAACGGGTATTCAACAG GTTTCTAACATGAGGAAAGAAATCAGTAAATCAGGATTACTAAACACTGTCCAGTTAGTGATTACCTCTCCATTGCGCAG GGCAATGCAAACTTCAGTTGGAATATTTAGGGGACAAGAAGATACGAATCAATCCGATATCTTTCCAAAAGTTAACCACTCCCCTCCAATTGTAGCACTTGAGATTTGTAGAGAACGCATG GGATTATATCCGTGTGACAAAAGAGAAAGTATAGGTACCTATCGCACTTGTTTCTCAGAGGTCGACTTTACAATG ATAGAGAGTGATGAAGATACTCTATGGCAAGCAGAGGAGAGGGAAGACATGGAAGATGTTTCTGCTAGAGGCCTTCACTTTCTCAAATG GTTATGGGAGAGGCCGGAGAAAGACATTGCAGTTGTTAGCCATGGGATATTTTTGCAACAAACACTACGTGCGCTGCATGAAAAAGTTGGCACACCTGTTGAAGATAATCACCTTAAAAG GTTTGCCAATTGTGAACTACGGTCAATTCGGCTCGAGAAGAG TGCAGTGACATGGAAGCATATACATTAA
- the LOC106344170 gene encoding phosphoglycerate mutase-like protein isoform X3 → MELCGVQTLRFSSPNFKTLRLVRHAQGIHNVAIEKGELTALSGKLFDARLSQTGIQQVSNMRKEISKSGLLNTVQLVITSPLRRAMQTSVGIFRGQEDTNQSDIFPKVNHSPPIVALEICRERMGLYPCDKRESIGTYRTCFSEVDFTMRVMKILYGKQRRGKTWKMFLLEAFTFSNGYGRGRRKTLQLLAMGYFCNKHYVRCMKKLAHLLKIITLKGLPIVNYGQFGSRRVTWKHIH, encoded by the exons ATGGAATTGTGTGGAGTTCAGACGCTGCGCTTCTCATCGCCTAACTTCAAAACCCTTCGTTTG GTGAGACATGCACAAGGAATCCACAATGTAGCAATAGAGAAAGGAGAATTGACTGCTTTATCTGGCAAGCTGTTCGATGCCCGTCTCTCTCAAACGGGTATTCAACAG GTTTCTAACATGAGGAAAGAAATCAGTAAATCAGGATTACTAAACACTGTCCAGTTAGTGATTACCTCTCCATTGCGCAG GGCAATGCAAACTTCAGTTGGAATATTTAGGGGACAAGAAGATACGAATCAATCCGATATCTTTCCAAAAGTTAACCACTCCCCTCCAATTGTAGCACTTGAGATTTGTAGAGAACGCATG GGATTATATCCGTGTGACAAAAGAGAAAGTATAGGTACCTATCGCACTTGTTTCTCAGAGGTCGACTTTACAATG AGAGTGATGAAGATACTCTATGGCAAGCAGAGGAGAGGGAAGACATGGAAGATGTTTCTGCTAGAGGCCTTCACTTTCTCAAATG GTTATGGGAGAGGCCGGAGAAAGACATTGCAGTTGTTAGCCATGGGATATTTTTGCAACAAACACTACGTGCGCTGCATGAAAAAGTTGGCACACCTGTTGAAGATAATCACCTTAAAAG GTTTGCCAATTGTGAACTACGGTCAATTCGGCTCGAGAAGAG TGACATGGAAGCATATACATTAA
- the LOC106344170 gene encoding phosphoglycerate mutase-like protein 1 isoform X1 yields MELCGVQTLRFSSPNFKTLRLVRHAQGIHNVAIEKGELTALSGKLFDARLSQTGIQQVSNMRKEISKSGLLNTVQLVITSPLRRAMQTSVGIFRGQEDTNQSDIFPKVNHSPPIVALEICRERMGLYPCDKRESIGTYRTCFSEVDFTMIESDEDTLWQAEEREDMEDVSARGLHFLKWLWERPEKDIAVVSHGIFLQQTLRALHEKVGTPVEDNHLKRFANCELRSIRLEKSDMEAYTLTTYNSRKYVSPPSTSIHTFE; encoded by the exons ATGGAATTGTGTGGAGTTCAGACGCTGCGCTTCTCATCGCCTAACTTCAAAACCCTTCGTTTG GTGAGACATGCACAAGGAATCCACAATGTAGCAATAGAGAAAGGAGAATTGACTGCTTTATCTGGCAAGCTGTTCGATGCCCGTCTCTCTCAAACGGGTATTCAACAG GTTTCTAACATGAGGAAAGAAATCAGTAAATCAGGATTACTAAACACTGTCCAGTTAGTGATTACCTCTCCATTGCGCAG GGCAATGCAAACTTCAGTTGGAATATTTAGGGGACAAGAAGATACGAATCAATCCGATATCTTTCCAAAAGTTAACCACTCCCCTCCAATTGTAGCACTTGAGATTTGTAGAGAACGCATG GGATTATATCCGTGTGACAAAAGAGAAAGTATAGGTACCTATCGCACTTGTTTCTCAGAGGTCGACTTTACAATG ATAGAGAGTGATGAAGATACTCTATGGCAAGCAGAGGAGAGGGAAGACATGGAAGATGTTTCTGCTAGAGGCCTTCACTTTCTCAAATG GTTATGGGAGAGGCCGGAGAAAGACATTGCAGTTGTTAGCCATGGGATATTTTTGCAACAAACACTACGTGCGCTGCATGAAAAAGTTGGCACACCTGTTGAAGATAATCACCTTAAAAG GTTTGCCAATTGTGAACTACGGTCAATTCGGCTCGAGAAGAG TGACATGGAAGCATATACATTAACGACTTACAATAGTAGAAAATACGTTAGTCCACCTTCAACCTCCATTCACACGTTTGAATAG
- the LOC106344170 gene encoding phosphoglycerate mutase-like protein 1 isoform X5 — protein sequence MELCGVQTLRFSSPNFKTLRLVSNMRKEISKSGLLNTVQLVITSPLRRAMQTSVGIFRGQEDTNQSDIFPKVNHSPPIVALEICRERMGLYPCDKRESIGTYRTCFSEVDFTMIESDEDTLWQAEEREDMEDVSARGLHFLKWLWERPEKDIAVVSHGIFLQQTLRALHEKVGTPVEDNHLKRFANCELRSIRLEKSDMEAYTLTTYNSRKYVSPPSTSIHTFE from the exons ATGGAATTGTGTGGAGTTCAGACGCTGCGCTTCTCATCGCCTAACTTCAAAACCCTTCGTTTG GTTTCTAACATGAGGAAAGAAATCAGTAAATCAGGATTACTAAACACTGTCCAGTTAGTGATTACCTCTCCATTGCGCAG GGCAATGCAAACTTCAGTTGGAATATTTAGGGGACAAGAAGATACGAATCAATCCGATATCTTTCCAAAAGTTAACCACTCCCCTCCAATTGTAGCACTTGAGATTTGTAGAGAACGCATG GGATTATATCCGTGTGACAAAAGAGAAAGTATAGGTACCTATCGCACTTGTTTCTCAGAGGTCGACTTTACAATG ATAGAGAGTGATGAAGATACTCTATGGCAAGCAGAGGAGAGGGAAGACATGGAAGATGTTTCTGCTAGAGGCCTTCACTTTCTCAAATG GTTATGGGAGAGGCCGGAGAAAGACATTGCAGTTGTTAGCCATGGGATATTTTTGCAACAAACACTACGTGCGCTGCATGAAAAAGTTGGCACACCTGTTGAAGATAATCACCTTAAAAG GTTTGCCAATTGTGAACTACGGTCAATTCGGCTCGAGAAGAG TGACATGGAAGCATATACATTAACGACTTACAATAGTAGAAAATACGTTAGTCCACCTTCAACCTCCATTCACACGTTTGAATAG
- the LOC106344170 gene encoding phosphoglycerate mutase-like protein isoform X4 — MELCGVQTLRFSSPNFKTLRLVRHAQGIHNVAIEKGELTALSGKLFDARLSQTGIQQVSNMRKEISKSGLLNTVQLVITSPLRRAMQTSVGIFRGQEDTNQSDIFPKVNHSPPIVALEICRERMGLYPCDKRESIGTYRTCFSEVDFTMRVMKILYGKQRRGKTWKMFLLEAFTFSNGYGRGRRKTLQLLAMGYFCNKHYVRCMKKLAHLLKIITLKGLPIVNYGQFGSRRVQ, encoded by the exons ATGGAATTGTGTGGAGTTCAGACGCTGCGCTTCTCATCGCCTAACTTCAAAACCCTTCGTTTG GTGAGACATGCACAAGGAATCCACAATGTAGCAATAGAGAAAGGAGAATTGACTGCTTTATCTGGCAAGCTGTTCGATGCCCGTCTCTCTCAAACGGGTATTCAACAG GTTTCTAACATGAGGAAAGAAATCAGTAAATCAGGATTACTAAACACTGTCCAGTTAGTGATTACCTCTCCATTGCGCAG GGCAATGCAAACTTCAGTTGGAATATTTAGGGGACAAGAAGATACGAATCAATCCGATATCTTTCCAAAAGTTAACCACTCCCCTCCAATTGTAGCACTTGAGATTTGTAGAGAACGCATG GGATTATATCCGTGTGACAAAAGAGAAAGTATAGGTACCTATCGCACTTGTTTCTCAGAGGTCGACTTTACAATG AGAGTGATGAAGATACTCTATGGCAAGCAGAGGAGAGGGAAGACATGGAAGATGTTTCTGCTAGAGGCCTTCACTTTCTCAAATG GTTATGGGAGAGGCCGGAGAAAGACATTGCAGTTGTTAGCCATGGGATATTTTTGCAACAAACACTACGTGCGCTGCATGAAAAAGTTGGCACACCTGTTGAAGATAATCACCTTAAAAG GTTTGCCAATTGTGAACTACGGTCAATTCGGCTCGAGAAGAG TGCAGTGA